The following coding sequences lie in one Flavobacterium cyclinae genomic window:
- the gcvP gene encoding aminomethyl-transferring glycine dehydrogenase: MRTDAFALRHLGPRESDLNHMLKTIGVATLDQLIYETIPDDIRLKNDLNLEAPMSEFEYLTHIQELGKKNKVFKSYIGLGYHPTIIPAVIQRNIFENPGWYTAYTPYQAEIAQGRLEAILNFQTTVIELTGMEIANASLLDEGTAAAEAMALLFDVRTRDQKKNNVNKFFVSEEILPQTLSVLQTRSTPLNIELVVGNHETFDFSTEFFGAILQYPGKYGQVYDYAGFIAKAAENEIKVAVAADILSLAKLTPPGEMGAAVVVGTTQRFGIPMGYGGPHAGYFATKEEFKRSMPGRIIGVSIDANGNRALRMALGTREQHIKREKATSNICTAQVLLAVMAGMYAVYHGPKGLQYIADKVHASAVTTVDALNKLGVYQTNSAFFDTILVKADANKVKAIAEKHEVNFFYPDAETISISFNETTSVNDINQIIAIFAEATGKDSFSVNQLANDSMVPENLVRKSTFLQYDVFNNNHSESQLMRYIKKLERKDLSLNHSMISLGSCTMKLNAAAEMLPLSMANWNSIHPFAPVEQAEGYQIMLKKLEHQLNVITGFKGTTLQPNSGAQGEYAGLMAIRAYHQSRGDHHRNVCLIPASAHGTNPASAAMAGMEIIVTKTMENGNIDVEDLRAKAIQHKDNLSALMVTYPSTHGVFESAIIEITNIIHENGGLVYMDGANMNAQVGLTNPATIGADVCHLNLHKTFAIPHGGGGPGVGPICVNEKLVPFLPTNPIIPTGGSQAITAISSAPYGSALVCLISYGYIVMMGAEGLTNATKYAILNANYMKARFEGHYPILYSGEMGRAAHEMILDCRAFEEKGIKVTDIAKRLMDYGFHAPTVSFPVAGTLMVEPTESEDLAELDRFCDALISIRKEIEVSTKEDANNILRNAPHTLAMLTANEWVFPYTREQAAYPLDYIAENKFWPTVRRIDEAYGDRNLVCSCAPIEAYM; the protein is encoded by the coding sequence ATGAGAACAGATGCATTCGCTTTGAGACATTTAGGACCTCGCGAGAGTGACTTAAATCACATGTTAAAAACTATTGGTGTAGCTACTTTAGACCAATTAATTTATGAAACCATTCCAGATGATATTCGTTTAAAAAACGACTTAAATTTAGAAGCTCCAATGTCAGAATTTGAGTATTTAACTCACATTCAAGAATTAGGAAAGAAAAACAAAGTATTCAAATCGTATATCGGTTTAGGATATCACCCAACAATTATTCCTGCGGTTATTCAAAGAAATATTTTTGAAAATCCGGGATGGTACACGGCTTACACACCTTATCAAGCTGAAATTGCACAAGGTCGTTTAGAAGCTATTTTAAATTTCCAAACAACCGTTATCGAATTAACAGGAATGGAGATTGCAAATGCTTCTTTACTTGATGAAGGAACCGCTGCTGCAGAAGCAATGGCGTTACTTTTTGATGTAAGAACTCGTGACCAAAAGAAAAACAATGTGAATAAATTCTTCGTTTCGGAAGAAATTTTACCACAAACTTTATCGGTTTTACAAACACGTTCAACTCCATTAAACATTGAATTAGTAGTTGGAAATCATGAAACATTTGATTTCTCAACGGAATTCTTTGGTGCTATTTTACAATATCCAGGAAAATACGGTCAAGTTTATGATTACGCTGGATTTATTGCAAAAGCAGCTGAAAACGAAATCAAAGTAGCAGTTGCTGCTGATATTTTATCGCTAGCTAAATTAACACCTCCAGGTGAAATGGGTGCTGCAGTTGTTGTAGGTACTACGCAACGTTTTGGTATTCCAATGGGTTACGGCGGACCACATGCTGGATATTTCGCAACGAAAGAAGAATTCAAACGTTCAATGCCAGGAAGAATCATCGGTGTTTCTATTGATGCTAATGGAAACCGTGCATTACGTATGGCTTTAGGAACTCGTGAGCAACACATCAAACGTGAAAAAGCAACTTCAAACATTTGTACTGCTCAAGTTTTATTAGCGGTTATGGCTGGAATGTATGCGGTGTATCACGGACCAAAAGGTTTACAATATATTGCTGATAAAGTGCATGCTTCTGCGGTTACTACTGTCGATGCTTTAAATAAATTAGGAGTTTACCAAACAAATTCTGCTTTCTTCGATACGATTTTAGTTAAAGCTGATGCAAATAAAGTAAAAGCGATTGCTGAAAAACATGAAGTAAACTTCTTCTATCCAGATGCTGAAACGATTTCGATTTCATTTAACGAAACGACTTCTGTAAACGATATCAATCAAATTATCGCAATTTTTGCTGAAGCAACTGGTAAAGATTCATTTTCAGTAAATCAATTAGCAAATGATTCGATGGTTCCTGAAAACTTAGTTAGAAAATCTACTTTCTTACAATATGATGTTTTCAACAACAACCATTCAGAATCGCAATTGATGCGTTATATCAAAAAATTAGAGCGTAAAGATTTATCGTTGAATCACTCAATGATTTCATTAGGTTCTTGTACCATGAAATTAAATGCTGCTGCTGAAATGTTACCGTTATCAATGGCTAATTGGAACAGCATTCACCCTTTTGCACCAGTTGAACAAGCGGAAGGATACCAAATCATGTTGAAAAAATTAGAGCATCAATTAAATGTAATTACTGGATTCAAAGGAACTACATTGCAACCTAATTCAGGTGCTCAAGGAGAATATGCTGGTTTGATGGCAATTCGTGCTTATCACCAATCAAGAGGCGATCATCACAGAAATGTATGTTTGATTCCTGCTTCTGCTCACGGAACAAACCCAGCTTCTGCTGCTATGGCGGGAATGGAAATCATCGTAACTAAAACCATGGAAAATGGAAATATCGATGTAGAAGACTTAAGAGCTAAAGCTATCCAACACAAAGATAATTTATCTGCTTTAATGGTTACTTATCCATCAACTCACGGAGTTTTTGAAAGTGCTATTATCGAAATTACAAATATCATCCACGAAAATGGAGGTTTAGTATATATGGACGGTGCTAACATGAATGCACAAGTAGGATTAACAAATCCTGCTACTATTGGTGCTGATGTTTGTCACTTAAACTTACACAAAACTTTCGCTATTCCTCACGGTGGTGGTGGACCTGGCGTTGGACCAATTTGTGTGAACGAAAAATTAGTTCCTTTCTTACCAACGAATCCAATTATTCCAACAGGAGGAAGTCAAGCGATTACTGCAATTTCATCGGCACCTTATGGTTCGGCTTTAGTATGTTTAATTTCTTACGGCTATATTGTTATGATGGGCGCTGAAGGATTAACAAACGCTACTAAATATGCTATCTTGAATGCTAACTACATGAAAGCACGTTTCGAAGGACATTATCCAATCTTATATTCTGGAGAAATGGGAAGAGCCGCTCACGAAATGATTTTAGATTGTAGAGCTTTCGAAGAAAAAGGTATCAAAGTAACAGATATTGCAAAACGTTTGATGGATTATGGATTCCATGCGCCAACCGTTTCTTTCCCAGTAGCTGGAACTTTAATGGTGGAACCAACAGAATCTGAAGATTTAGCAGAATTAGATCGTTTTTGCGATGCCTTAATTTCTATTCGTAAAGAAATTGAAGTTTCTACTAAAGAAGATGCAAACAATATTTTAAGAAATGCGCCACATACTTTAGCTATGCTTACCGCTAACGAATGGGTTTTCCCATATACAAGAGAGCAAGCTGCTTATCCGTTAGATTACATTGCAGAAAATAAATTCTGGCCAACAGTTCGTCGTATTGATGAAGCATATGGTGATAGAAATTTAGTATGTTCTTGCGCGCCAATTGAAGCTTATATGTAA
- a CDS encoding group III truncated hemoglobin, with protein sequence MTDIETREDILLIMRKFYDKLFADDSINFFFTKVTSVDQHLEAHFEILATFWEQSLFLKGGYFNNMFSIHKEVHDKHAFTKEHFDTWISHFNLTIDEHFEGKYAEQMKTQALSMATIMQIKFN encoded by the coding sequence ATGACCGACATCGAAACTAGAGAAGATATTTTACTAATTATGCGCAAGTTTTATGACAAACTTTTTGCGGATGATTCGATTAATTTTTTCTTTACCAAAGTAACTTCTGTTGATCAACATTTAGAAGCCCATTTTGAAATTTTGGCTACATTTTGGGAGCAATCACTGTTTCTAAAAGGCGGTTATTTTAATAATATGTTTTCCATACATAAAGAGGTTCACGACAAACATGCCTTTACTAAAGAACACTTTGACACTTGGATAAGCCATTTCAACTTGACAATTGATGAGCATTTCGAAGGAAAATATGCCGAACAAATGAAAACACAAGCATTGAGTATGGCAACTATAATGCAGATAAAATTCAATTAA